One genomic region from Haloarcula taiwanensis encodes:
- a CDS encoding two-component system sensor histidine kinase, translated as MADAVRVLHVEDDPEFASMTAAFLSRTDDRFDVVSATSANEGLTRLSEEPIDCVVSDFDMPGQDGIEFLESVRAVDEDLPFILFTGKGSEEVASEAISAGVTDYLQKQQGTDQYTILANRITNAVEQYRSQQALDASRKRLSLFIDKSPLGVIEWDESFEVAQVNEKGEEILQRAESALVGTGFETLVPDSSRDAVEETITALQEGSGGYYTVLDIETGNGEQIVCEWHNRIIRENGETVAIFSQFQEITERRRRQQRIEALHDTTRELMHAESREDVAALVVETARDLLGLPLSAVFLADESADLLRPAAATDQAQASIGEHPTFSEGDSLVWEVFDSGEQRVFDDISTHPDRYNPDTDISSEILLPLGDHGVLVAGSTDAAAFEGASVSLMRTLAANTEEALSRLDRQQELRTLTERHELALEGAELGVWDWNVKTDAVTFDERWADMLGYSLDELEPTVDTWDELIHPEDREQTYEALNAHLDGETEIYECDHRLRTATGEYRWIRDIGKVFERDENGDPVRAVGIHQDVTDHKERKQELEDTSRKLQVILDTAPTYILMKDTDSRFLFINSAARDLYGIDADESVVGMSDYDILPDHIAEQTHADDQRALEQKETVEVETVIPVDGTDRTHLTRKTPILDEDGEPYALCVVATDITDQKRREQELARLTDEYEAVFENTNDAIALVDIERSADGPTFRYVRTNEAYERQTGFDTDSLTGQTPVEAAGPDIGRRIADHYERCVSAGETITYEERDLGPTGVWETQVTPIFADGAVTRLVVISRDISDRIEYREELERQNDRLEEFASIVSHDLRNPLGVLEGSLTLARDTGEDEQFDRCFRAIDRMKELIEDLLTLAREGDTVSETEPLDLESTARSCWRAVKTDDATLEIPAESPIHADESRVRQLLENLINNAVTHGGSDVTVKIGELDGSGFYVADDGDGIPPEKHEMVFESGYTTTDGGTGFGLAIVEEIAEAHDWSVSVTESDDGGARFEFRGVRQES; from the coding sequence ATGGCCGATGCCGTACGTGTCCTCCACGTCGAGGACGACCCCGAGTTCGCGTCGATGACGGCAGCGTTTCTCAGCCGTACCGACGACCGGTTCGACGTGGTCTCGGCAACGTCGGCGAACGAGGGACTCACCCGGCTCAGCGAAGAACCAATCGACTGTGTCGTCTCCGATTTCGATATGCCCGGGCAGGACGGCATCGAATTTCTGGAATCTGTCCGGGCTGTCGATGAAGACCTCCCGTTCATCCTCTTTACTGGGAAAGGTTCCGAGGAAGTGGCCAGTGAGGCCATTTCGGCCGGTGTGACTGACTACCTCCAGAAGCAGCAGGGGACTGACCAGTACACGATTCTCGCCAACCGCATCACTAACGCGGTCGAGCAGTACCGATCACAGCAAGCACTGGACGCGAGCCGGAAGCGACTCTCGCTGTTTATCGATAAGTCGCCGCTCGGCGTCATCGAGTGGGACGAGAGCTTTGAGGTGGCGCAGGTCAACGAGAAAGGCGAAGAAATCCTGCAGCGAGCGGAGTCGGCGCTCGTCGGCACGGGATTTGAGACGCTCGTTCCGGACTCGTCGCGGGATGCAGTCGAAGAGACGATCACGGCCCTGCAGGAAGGCAGCGGCGGCTACTATACGGTACTCGATATCGAGACCGGTAACGGTGAGCAGATTGTCTGTGAGTGGCACAACCGCATCATCCGAGAGAACGGAGAGACTGTCGCGATATTCTCACAGTTTCAGGAGATAACGGAGCGTCGGCGGCGACAGCAGCGCATCGAGGCGTTGCACGACACAACGCGGGAGCTGATGCACGCCGAGTCTCGCGAGGATGTCGCCGCACTGGTCGTCGAAACCGCACGCGACCTGCTCGGACTGCCGCTCAGCGCTGTCTTTCTCGCCGACGAGTCAGCCGACCTTCTCAGACCGGCCGCGGCGACCGACCAGGCACAGGCGAGTATCGGCGAGCACCCGACGTTTAGCGAGGGTGACAGTCTCGTCTGGGAGGTGTTCGACTCCGGTGAACAGCGCGTCTTCGACGATATCTCCACTCACCCTGACCGCTACAACCCCGACACCGACATCAGCAGCGAGATACTACTCCCGCTGGGCGACCACGGCGTGCTGGTCGCCGGCTCGACTGACGCCGCCGCGTTCGAGGGCGCATCGGTCTCGCTGATGCGAACCCTCGCTGCGAACACCGAGGAGGCGCTTTCCAGACTCGACCGGCAGCAAGAACTCAGAACGCTCACAGAGCGGCACGAACTCGCGCTCGAAGGTGCCGAACTCGGCGTCTGGGACTGGAACGTCAAGACGGACGCGGTCACCTTCGACGAGCGGTGGGCCGACATGCTCGGGTACTCGCTGGACGAACTCGAACCCACGGTCGACACCTGGGACGAACTGATACACCCGGAGGACCGCGAGCAAACATACGAGGCGCTGAACGCCCATCTCGACGGCGAGACGGAGATCTACGAATGTGACCACCGGCTCAGGACGGCCACCGGTGAGTACCGGTGGATCCGCGACATCGGCAAGGTGTTCGAACGCGACGAGAACGGCGACCCGGTCCGTGCAGTGGGGATCCATCAGGACGTGACCGACCACAAAGAGCGGAAACAGGAACTCGAAGACACGAGCCGCAAACTCCAGGTCATTCTCGACACAGCCCCGACCTACATCCTGATGAAAGACACCGATAGTCGATTTCTGTTCATCAACAGCGCGGCCCGTGACCTCTACGGGATCGACGCCGACGAGTCCGTCGTCGGAATGTCCGATTACGATATTCTCCCGGACCACATCGCGGAGCAGACCCACGCCGACGATCAGCGGGCCCTCGAACAGAAAGAGACCGTCGAAGTCGAAACGGTGATCCCTGTCGACGGGACAGATCGGACACATCTGACGCGGAAGACACCGATACTCGACGAGGACGGCGAGCCCTACGCTCTCTGTGTCGTCGCGACCGACATCACCGACCAGAAACGGCGCGAACAGGAACTGGCCCGACTCACTGACGAGTACGAGGCGGTGTTCGAGAACACGAACGACGCTATCGCGCTCGTCGACATCGAGAGGTCGGCAGATGGTCCAACGTTCCGCTACGTCCGGACGAACGAGGCCTACGAACGCCAGACCGGATTCGACACCGACTCGCTGACCGGGCAGACCCCGGTCGAGGCCGCCGGTCCGGACATCGGTCGGCGAATCGCTGACCACTACGAGCGGTGTGTCTCGGCTGGCGAGACCATCACATACGAGGAGCGGGACCTCGGCCCCACCGGTGTCTGGGAAACACAGGTAACGCCGATCTTCGCTGACGGGGCGGTAACTCGGCTTGTTGTCATTTCTCGGGACATCTCTGACCGGATCGAGTACCGCGAGGAACTGGAGCGACAGAACGACCGGCTCGAAGAGTTTGCGAGCATCGTCAGTCACGACCTCCGGAACCCGCTCGGCGTCCTCGAAGGTTCGCTCACCCTTGCCAGAGACACCGGCGAGGACGAGCAGTTCGACCGCTGTTTCCGCGCAATCGACCGCATGAAGGAGCTCATTGAGGACCTGCTAACCCTCGCCCGCGAGGGGGATACAGTGTCGGAGACGGAGCCGCTCGACCTCGAATCGACTGCACGGTCCTGCTGGCGGGCCGTCAAGACTGACGACGCTACCCTCGAAATCCCGGCTGAAAGCCCAATCCACGCCGACGAGAGCCGCGTTCGTCAACTCCTCGAAAATCTCATCAACAACGCCGTGACACACGGCGGCTCAGACGTCACTGTCAAAATCGGTGAACTCGACGGTTCAGGGTTCTATGTTGCCGATGATGGCGATGGTATCCCGCCAGAAAAACACGAAATGGTGTTTGAGAGCGGCTACACCACCACTGACGGAGGCACCGGGTTCGGGCTCGCTATCGTCGAGGAGATCGCAGAAGCACACGACTGGTCGGTGTCCGTGACAGAAAGCGACGACGGCGGTGCACGGTTCGAATTCAGAGGCGTCAGGCAGGAGTCATAG
- a CDS encoding carbamoyl-phosphate synthase small subunit, with the protein MADAYVAIEGDRVIEARARAPGTARGELVFTTAYTGYEESLTDPSYEEQVLTFSYPLIGNYGVREERFESDRVHPRAAVAREMTDDVAEWLASEGVPAVDHLDTRDIVTEIRDEGAMKCGIAAGPDVTEQDALDELHECKHMSDHTDIGAQVSVDEMEVHNEGGDGATVALVDCGAKGSIVESLVERDAEVHVFPYDASEDDVAAVDPDLLFISNGPGDPQNFEQAGELVETYVGDVPLAGICLGQQVVANALGGETEKMEFGHRGVNQPVRDLRSNQVVMTTQNHGYTVADPGDKLDVTQVNVNDDTPEGLENDDLNIITRQYHPEANPGPHDSLGFFDDVLGMAGE; encoded by the coding sequence ATGGCTGACGCATACGTGGCAATCGAAGGCGACCGCGTCATCGAGGCGCGCGCTCGCGCTCCGGGGACGGCCCGCGGCGAACTGGTCTTTACAACAGCGTACACCGGGTACGAGGAGAGTCTCACCGATCCGTCCTACGAGGAGCAGGTCCTGACGTTCTCCTATCCGCTCATCGGGAACTACGGCGTCCGAGAGGAGCGCTTCGAGTCCGACCGCGTCCACCCGCGCGCGGCCGTCGCCCGCGAGATGACCGACGATGTGGCCGAGTGGCTGGCATCAGAGGGCGTTCCCGCTGTCGACCATCTGGACACGCGCGACATCGTGACCGAAATCCGCGACGAGGGGGCGATGAAATGCGGCATCGCCGCTGGTCCGGACGTGACCGAGCAGGACGCGCTCGACGAACTCCACGAGTGCAAGCACATGTCCGACCACACCGACATCGGCGCGCAGGTCTCCGTCGACGAGATGGAGGTCCACAACGAGGGCGGCGACGGCGCGACGGTCGCGCTGGTCGACTGCGGTGCGAAGGGCTCTATCGTCGAGTCGCTTGTCGAACGCGACGCCGAGGTCCATGTCTTCCCGTACGACGCCAGTGAGGACGACGTAGCCGCCGTCGACCCGGACCTGCTGTTCATCTCGAACGGCCCGGGCGACCCACAGAACTTCGAGCAGGCCGGCGAACTCGTCGAGACCTACGTCGGTGACGTGCCGCTCGCCGGCATCTGTCTCGGCCAGCAGGTCGTCGCCAACGCGCTCGGCGGCGAGACCGAGAAGATGGAGTTCGGCCACCGCGGCGTGAATCAGCCCGTCCGTGACCTGCGCTCGAACCAGGTCGTGATGACGACCCAGAACCACGGCTACACCGTCGCCGACCCCGGCGACAAACTGGACGTGACTCAGGTCAACGTCAACGACGACACGCCGGAGGGGCTGGAGAACGACGACCTGAACATCATCACGCGCCAGTACCACCCCGAGGCCAACCCCGGCCCGCACGACTCGCTTGGCTTCTTCGACGATGTGCTGGGGATGGCGGGGGAATAG
- a CDS encoding AsnC family transcriptional regulator: MDDLDREILSILRRDARTPYTEIADRVGTSEGTVRNRVERLVDDGVIERFTVATRTGNVKAMIEVSVDVNVDTAEVSDRIADWQEVDFVWQVSGEEDIVVVVDAADTDAVNGLITQARELEEVVGTKTRLILNERVG; encoded by the coding sequence ATGGACGACCTCGACAGAGAGATACTTTCGATACTCCGCCGGGACGCCCGAACCCCGTACACGGAAATCGCGGACCGGGTCGGTACGTCGGAAGGGACTGTGCGAAACCGCGTCGAACGACTGGTCGACGACGGCGTTATCGAGCGTTTCACCGTCGCGACGCGGACCGGCAACGTGAAAGCGATGATCGAGGTTAGCGTCGACGTAAACGTCGACACGGCCGAGGTCTCGGACCGTATCGCCGATTGGCAGGAGGTCGACTTCGTCTGGCAGGTTTCCGGGGAGGAGGACATTGTCGTCGTCGTCGACGCCGCTGACACCGACGCGGTCAACGGACTCATTACGCAGGCGCGTGAACTCGAAGAGGTTGTCGGGACGAAGACGAGGTTGATTTTGAACGAGCGCGTCGGGTGA
- a CDS encoding mechanosensitive ion channel protein, with translation MQFPAGLDIDIASTYGQLATDGAQFLAVAALLYALGRLIAVPVARWLLTRMETNKTVASALTSAVHLLSVVVAVVIGASVAGFQGALAGSTLLAAGITLAVGLAAQDVLGNFVAGAFIVTDPDLNVGDVIAWNGMQGTVVDIDLRVTRIRTLDNERIIVPNTALATSAVTNQTSTGPVGISYQFGIGYEDDIETVQAIIENAARDLDHVSEKPAPTARVTDLASTAIILTGRIWIPNERRNRLASVKAAFIRQVKEDCHAEGIDLSDTSQHELAGEIGVHDSVEPTRERPE, from the coding sequence ATGCAGTTCCCGGCGGGTCTAGATATCGACATCGCCTCGACGTACGGCCAACTCGCGACCGACGGGGCGCAGTTCCTCGCGGTCGCGGCGCTACTCTACGCTCTCGGCCGGCTGATCGCCGTGCCGGTGGCCCGATGGCTGCTGACACGGATGGAGACTAACAAGACAGTTGCCAGTGCGCTGACCAGTGCTGTCCACCTGTTGTCGGTTGTCGTTGCGGTGGTAATCGGTGCTAGCGTTGCGGGCTTTCAGGGCGCGCTTGCGGGGTCGACCCTGCTGGCGGCAGGTATCACACTGGCAGTGGGACTGGCGGCACAGGACGTGCTCGGGAACTTTGTCGCCGGCGCGTTCATCGTGACTGACCCAGACCTGAACGTCGGTGACGTCATCGCCTGGAACGGGATGCAGGGGACGGTGGTCGATATCGACCTGCGGGTGACCCGGATTCGGACGTTGGACAACGAACGCATCATCGTCCCGAACACGGCACTGGCAACGAGCGCGGTGACGAACCAGACATCGACTGGCCCCGTCGGGATTTCTTACCAGTTCGGTATCGGCTACGAGGACGATATCGAAACGGTACAGGCTATCATCGAAAACGCCGCCCGCGACCTCGACCACGTCTCGGAGAAGCCAGCTCCGACAGCCAGGGTCACCGACCTCGCGTCGACGGCGATCATCCTGACAGGCCGGATCTGGATTCCCAACGAACGGCGGAACCGACTCGCGTCAGTCAAGGCCGCGTTCATCCGGCAGGTGAAGGAGGACTGCCACGCGGAAGGCATCGACCTCAGCGACACGAGCCAGCACGAACTCGCCGGCGAGATCGGCGTCCACGACAGCGTTGAGCCGACGCGCGAGCGACCCGAATAG
- a CDS encoding AI-2E family transporter: MDEKRFVVALFGLAVAVVVSVLAYQFIAALTVSVFLYYSTRRYYSSLRRLRLPARVRAVVVMASLAIPLLLLVSYAAVLLIVEARQFVTQYALVDVAATHISWLDGAESVPDLTVEGLYSAYQSGQLTPFVDFLSENAMVLTSVASQFVLNLFITTIVTYYLLVDGRRIREWLLRFDDGAIIREYLEAVDEELEAVLFGNLLNVLAISLIAIAAFTGYNVVAPAAVEVPYPTLAGALTGIASLIPVVGMKIIYLPLTGITALPVVLDGQSSLLVYVLGFLLVAVVVVDTIPDLLLRPLLSGESTHVGLLMLAYTLGPVVLGFYGLFFAPILLVVGMTFANTALPRLLGASEPDGIHPDQLRLEDFS; encoded by the coding sequence ATGGACGAGAAGCGATTCGTCGTCGCCCTCTTTGGTCTCGCTGTTGCGGTGGTGGTCAGTGTCCTCGCATATCAGTTCATCGCGGCGTTGACCGTCTCCGTGTTCCTCTATTATTCGACGCGACGGTACTACAGTTCCTTGCGCAGGCTTCGCCTTCCGGCGCGGGTACGTGCGGTCGTCGTCATGGCTTCGTTGGCGATCCCCCTCCTGTTGCTCGTCAGCTATGCGGCCGTCCTCCTCATTGTCGAAGCCCGACAGTTCGTGACCCAGTACGCGCTCGTTGACGTGGCTGCAACGCACATCAGTTGGCTGGACGGGGCAGAGTCCGTGCCGGACCTCACCGTCGAGGGGCTGTACAGCGCCTACCAGTCGGGGCAGCTCACGCCGTTCGTCGACTTCCTCAGCGAAAACGCGATGGTGCTTACCTCGGTCGCTTCCCAGTTCGTTCTCAATCTGTTCATCACGACCATCGTCACGTACTACCTGCTGGTGGACGGGCGGCGTATCCGCGAATGGCTGCTCCGGTTCGACGATGGGGCCATCATCCGTGAGTACCTCGAAGCCGTCGACGAGGAACTGGAAGCGGTGCTGTTCGGCAATCTCCTGAACGTGTTGGCGATTTCGCTTATCGCTATCGCTGCATTCACCGGTTATAACGTCGTCGCGCCAGCAGCCGTCGAGGTCCCGTATCCGACGCTCGCCGGCGCGCTGACCGGTATCGCGAGCTTGATTCCCGTCGTCGGGATGAAGATCATCTACCTCCCGCTGACCGGTATCACCGCACTCCCGGTGGTGCTTGACGGGCAGTCGTCGCTGCTCGTGTACGTCCTTGGGTTCCTCCTCGTCGCGGTGGTCGTCGTCGACACGATTCCGGACCTGCTGCTCCGGCCACTTCTCAGCGGCGAGAGCACGCACGTCGGGCTCCTGATGCTGGCGTATACGCTCGGCCCGGTCGTGCTGGGGTTCTACGGGCTCTTTTTTGCCCCTATACTGCTCGTCGTCGGCATGACGTTCGCGAACACGGCATTACCCCGTTTACTCGGTGCGAGCGAACCGGACGGTATCCACCCCGACCAGTTGCGACTGGAAGACTTCAGCTAG
- a CDS encoding signal transduction protein, with protein sequence MGSNSESAPPQAPPADQIEELHVAMRRLMAAEDQSEVAVIAVETATAILDFPFSVFWEATDSALTAEVISDPLREHVQVPDDPGEVMRHERGSWLWDQYESDETQRVLVSTDKAASDAPLHGGISVPLGEYGLLTAGTDERAEPTERETQLADILGKNVLSTLERIERERELKRQRDNLDLLNQIVRHDLTNHLQTISGRAELLRDYCSGDALEHVDGIQESSQSAVELLETAGNLAAVMRQTDWETEPVALGPVLSSVTEDITATYTDAHVTVPDEFPSVQVQADELLSSVFRNVLTNAIQHNDSATPSVVVDVTDDGDVFQVTVADNGPGIPDEQKRAVFECGEKRPDSAGTGVGLYLVQTLVDAYGGDVWVEDNEPRGTIVGLTLPKATDDA encoded by the coding sequence ATGGGGTCAAACTCCGAGTCCGCTCCCCCCCAGGCGCCTCCAGCGGACCAAATCGAGGAGTTGCACGTGGCGATGCGGCGACTGATGGCCGCCGAGGACCAGTCTGAGGTCGCGGTAATCGCGGTCGAGACTGCAACCGCGATTCTCGATTTCCCGTTCAGCGTCTTCTGGGAGGCCACCGACAGCGCGCTCACAGCAGAGGTGATTTCTGACCCGCTTCGAGAGCACGTTCAGGTTCCAGACGACCCGGGAGAGGTCATGCGACACGAGCGCGGGAGCTGGCTGTGGGACCAGTATGAATCCGACGAGACACAGCGAGTCCTCGTTTCGACAGACAAAGCCGCATCGGATGCACCGCTGCACGGGGGTATCAGCGTCCCACTCGGCGAGTACGGGCTTTTGACTGCCGGGACGGATGAGCGAGCCGAACCGACCGAACGTGAGACGCAGTTGGCCGATATACTCGGGAAGAACGTACTCTCTACCCTCGAACGGATCGAGCGCGAGCGGGAGCTGAAACGGCAGCGCGACAACCTCGACCTGCTGAATCAGATCGTCCGTCACGACCTCACGAACCACCTGCAGACCATCAGCGGCCGGGCGGAACTGCTCCGGGACTACTGCAGCGGCGACGCCCTAGAACACGTCGACGGGATACAGGAGAGTAGCCAGTCGGCCGTGGAACTGCTTGAGACGGCTGGAAACCTCGCGGCGGTAATGCGACAGACGGACTGGGAGACCGAGCCGGTCGCCCTTGGACCAGTTCTGTCTTCGGTGACCGAGGATATCACAGCGACATACACCGACGCACATGTCACCGTCCCGGACGAGTTCCCGTCGGTACAGGTGCAAGCCGACGAACTCCTGTCCTCCGTGTTCCGGAACGTTCTCACTAACGCAATCCAGCACAACGATTCGGCAACGCCGTCGGTCGTCGTTGACGTGACTGACGACGGTGACGTGTTTCAGGTCACTGTCGCCGACAACGGCCCGGGAATTCCGGACGAGCAGAAACGGGCGGTGTTCGAATGTGGGGAGAAGCGACCGGACAGTGCGGGGACCGGCGTCGGCCTCTATCTCGTTCAGACGCTGGTCGACGCGTACGGTGGTGACGTCTGGGTCGAAGACAACGAGCCGCGGGGGACCATCGTCGGACTCACGCTACCGAAGGCCACGGACGACGCCTGA
- a CDS encoding ATP-dependent helicase, with the protein MDDTIAWLRNRPYYEGQIVDQRTVPGRDARTADCDVTDRLTGVLEDRGITDLYTHQVDAIEAVHGGENVVLATETASGKSLAYTVPAFERALDRRATTLYVAPQVALINDQTETLSDLAQGLGFASGVAVAQYTGRQSKSEKEAIRERQPTVLLTTPDMLHYGILPHAHRLWDWFFQRLETVVIDEVHGYRGVFGSHVSLVMRRLQRVAERFDAGSRGAGSDGGTTGGPEWVCCSATIGNPVEHAAAVTGQPESSFALVDEDTSASGPRHWLLWNPPEYEGEGWGSGRRRSNHVETKRLFVDLVARGLQTVVFAGSRQTAERYASDSADELRDRGEHDLADAVGAYQAALTDERRRELEQGLQSGDLRGVWSTSALELGVDVGGLDAVLLDGYPGTRMRAFQQAGRAGRGTDPALVALVGGEDQLDQYVLRNPDALFETGAEQAVTNPENEQLLPSHVHAAACENWLSPDDDRHFGETFPDVVSGLESAGKLDRRQTDQGMRWLGSGSPHHEMSLRTVDDGEVKLVANGDVIAKLSVEDALRDAHPGAIYHHQGRRYEVTDLDLNAGVAELSRTWADYFTRVLHDKTITVEADLDERRLPARGDVPVRFASVTMRKQITGYERRDGSSGEVLGQRALDLPETTLETKALYYTVPSELEAQIRRGEYGPDSGDGGSLSGDAVADSGEAGDFPGAIHAAEHAMISMFPFEYLCDRGDIGGLSTPRHPHTDEPTIFIYDGYPGGIGLTRAGYHDIGPLMDTTLSMLRSCNCADGCPACVQSPHCGNANDPLDKHGAIHLLNGLLER; encoded by the coding sequence GTGGACGACACGATTGCGTGGCTCCGGAACCGTCCGTACTACGAGGGACAGATCGTCGACCAGCGGACAGTACCCGGACGGGACGCGCGGACCGCGGACTGCGACGTGACGGACCGGCTCACCGGCGTTCTCGAAGACCGGGGCATCACGGACCTCTACACCCATCAGGTGGACGCTATCGAGGCCGTCCACGGCGGCGAGAACGTCGTGCTCGCGACCGAGACGGCCAGCGGCAAGAGTCTCGCCTACACCGTTCCGGCGTTCGAGCGGGCGCTTGACCGCCGGGCGACGACACTATACGTCGCCCCACAGGTCGCGCTCATCAACGACCAGACCGAGACGCTGTCGGACTTGGCACAGGGCCTCGGCTTCGCCTCTGGCGTCGCTGTCGCCCAGTACACCGGCCGCCAGTCGAAATCGGAGAAAGAGGCCATCAGGGAGCGCCAGCCGACGGTTTTGCTGACGACGCCGGACATGCTCCACTACGGCATCCTCCCACACGCTCATCGGCTGTGGGACTGGTTCTTCCAGCGGCTCGAAACCGTCGTCATCGACGAGGTGCACGGCTACCGCGGCGTGTTCGGCAGCCACGTCTCGCTCGTGATGCGCCGCCTCCAGCGGGTCGCCGAGCGCTTCGACGCCGGGAGCAGGGGCGCAGGAAGCGATGGCGGGACCACGGGCGGCCCGGAGTGGGTCTGTTGCTCGGCGACCATCGGGAATCCCGTGGAGCACGCGGCAGCGGTCACCGGCCAGCCCGAGTCGTCGTTCGCGCTGGTCGACGAGGACACCAGCGCCAGCGGGCCGCGACACTGGCTGCTGTGGAACCCGCCCGAGTACGAGGGCGAGGGCTGGGGCAGCGGCCGGCGGCGGTCGAACCACGTCGAGACCAAGCGGCTGTTCGTCGACCTCGTGGCGCGTGGCCTCCAGACGGTCGTCTTCGCCGGGTCGCGCCAGACCGCAGAACGGTACGCCAGCGACAGCGCCGACGAACTCCGCGACCGCGGGGAACACGACCTCGCGGACGCCGTCGGCGCGTACCAGGCCGCGCTGACCGACGAGCGCCGCCGCGAACTGGAGCAGGGCCTCCAGTCCGGCGACCTCCGGGGCGTCTGGTCGACCAGCGCGCTCGAACTGGGCGTCGACGTGGGCGGCCTCGACGCCGTCCTGCTCGACGGCTACCCCGGCACGCGGATGCGAGCCTTCCAGCAGGCCGGACGGGCCGGCCGTGGGACCGACCCGGCGCTCGTCGCGCTCGTCGGCGGCGAGGACCAGCTGGACCAGTACGTCCTTCGCAACCCCGACGCGCTGTTCGAGACGGGGGCCGAGCAGGCCGTGACCAATCCCGAAAACGAGCAACTGCTCCCGTCTCACGTCCACGCGGCCGCCTGTGAGAACTGGCTGTCGCCCGACGACGACCGCCACTTCGGCGAGACGTTCCCCGACGTGGTTTCCGGCCTCGAATCGGCCGGGAAGCTCGACCGCCGCCAGACCGACCAGGGGATGCGCTGGCTCGGCAGCGGCAGCCCACACCACGAGATGAGCCTGCGGACCGTCGACGACGGCGAGGTAAAGCTCGTGGCGAACGGGGACGTGATAGCGAAACTCTCCGTGGAAGACGCGCTACGCGATGCCCACCCCGGCGCGATTTATCACCATCAGGGGCGGCGGTACGAGGTGACCGACCTCGACCTCAACGCAGGTGTGGCCGAACTGTCCCGGACGTGGGCGGACTACTTCACGCGGGTCCTCCACGACAAGACCATCACCGTCGAGGCCGACCTCGACGAGCGGCGACTGCCGGCCCGCGGGGACGTGCCGGTCCGCTTCGCCTCGGTGACGATGCGAAAGCAGATAACCGGCTACGAGCGCCGCGACGGCTCCTCGGGGGAAGTGCTCGGCCAGCGCGCCCTCGACCTGCCCGAGACGACGCTGGAGACGAAGGCGCTGTACTACACGGTGCCGTCGGAACTGGAAGCGCAGATTCGCCGCGGCGAGTACGGACCCGACAGTGGCGACGGCGGCAGTCTATCAGGCGACGCAGTTGCTGACAGCGGCGAGGCCGGAGACTTCCCGGGCGCGATTCACGCCGCCGAACACGCCATGATTTCGATGTTCCCCTTCGAGTACCTCTGTGACCGCGGCGACATCGGCGGCCTGTCGACGCCCCGGCACCCCCACACTGACGAGCCAACCATCTTCATTTACGACGGGTACCCCGGCGGTATCGGTCTGACGCGGGCCGGCTATCACGACATCGGGCCGCTGATGGACACCACGCTCTCGATGCTGCGCTCGTGTAACTGCGCTGACGGCTGCCCGGCCTGCGTGCAGTCGCCCCACTGTGGCAACGCGAACGACCCGCTGGACAAACACGGCGCGATACACCTACTGAACGGGCTGCTGGAGCGGTAG